A single genomic interval of Methylobacterium bullatum harbors:
- the sucB gene encoding Dihydrolipoyllysine-residue succinyltransferase component of 2-oxoglutarate dehydrogenase complex: protein MATDIIVPTLGESVSEATIGRWFKKPGDAVAADEPLVELETDKVTLEVNAPAAGELGEILAKDGETVEPGALLGSIVEAGAGSGAKAPAAKKTETKADTRTEEAAAPKSDGAEKAPAEESSAAYGNHGDAGAPASDRPVGDNGPAVAKMARESGIDPSTVNGTGKDGRVTKGDMIEATSRAPSAPAEAPARQAKAPSPPRPTSKPDDAAREERVKMTKLRQTIARRLKDAQDTAAMLTTFNDVDMSAVMALRSQYKDIFEKKHGTKLGFMGFFTKAVIGALKDVPAVNAEIDGTDLVYKNYYHIGIAVGTDKGLVVPVVRNADDLSIAGIEKTISGFGKKARDGKLSIEEMQGGTFTITNGGIYGSLMSTPILNAPQSGILGMHRIEERPVVRGGKIEARPMMYLALSYDHRIVDGKEAVTFLVRVKEALEDPARLVLDL from the coding sequence ATGGCAACCGACATCATCGTCCCCACGCTTGGCGAATCCGTGAGCGAGGCCACCATCGGCCGCTGGTTCAAGAAGCCGGGCGACGCGGTGGCGGCGGACGAGCCCCTGGTGGAGCTGGAGACCGACAAGGTTACCCTCGAAGTCAACGCTCCCGCCGCCGGCGAACTCGGTGAGATCCTGGCGAAGGACGGCGAGACCGTGGAGCCCGGCGCCCTGCTGGGGTCCATCGTCGAGGCCGGTGCCGGCAGCGGCGCCAAGGCTCCTGCCGCCAAGAAGACGGAGACCAAGGCCGACACCCGCACGGAAGAGGCGGCGGCGCCGAAATCGGACGGTGCCGAGAAGGCACCGGCGGAGGAATCTTCGGCGGCCTACGGCAATCACGGCGACGCCGGGGCGCCGGCATCCGATCGCCCGGTCGGAGACAACGGCCCTGCCGTCGCCAAGATGGCGCGGGAATCCGGCATCGACCCATCGACGGTGAATGGCACCGGCAAGGACGGCCGCGTCACCAAGGGGGACATGATCGAGGCGACCTCCCGGGCGCCGTCCGCTCCGGCCGAGGCTCCGGCCCGTCAGGCCAAGGCGCCCTCGCCCCCGCGCCCGACCTCGAAGCCCGACGATGCCGCGCGCGAAGAGCGCGTGAAGATGACGAAACTGCGCCAGACCATCGCGCGCCGCCTGAAGGACGCCCAGGACACGGCGGCGATGCTGACGACGTTCAATGACGTCGACATGTCCGCCGTCATGGCCCTCCGCTCCCAGTACAAGGACATCTTCGAGAAGAAGCACGGCACCAAACTCGGCTTCATGGGCTTCTTTACCAAGGCGGTGATCGGCGCCCTCAAGGACGTGCCGGCGGTCAATGCCGAGATCGACGGGACCGACCTCGTCTACAAGAACTATTATCATATCGGCATCGCTGTCGGCACCGATAAGGGCCTCGTCGTGCCGGTGGTGCGCAATGCCGACGACCTCTCCATCGCCGGCATCGAGAAGACGATCTCCGGTTTCGGCAAGAAGGCGCGGGACGGCAAGCTCTCCATCGAGGAGATGCAGGGCGGCACCTTCACCATCACCAATGGCGGCATCTACGGTTCGCTGATGTCGACCCCGATCCTCAACGCGCCGCAATCGGGCATCCTCGGCATGCACCGGATCGAAGAACGGCCTGTCGTGCGTGGCGGAAAAATCGAGGCACGGCCGATGATGTATCTCGCGCTCTCCTACGATCACCGCATCGTCGACGGGAAGGAGGCGGTGACCTTCCTGGTCCGTGTGAAGGAGGCCCTGGAGGATCCGGCACGCCTCGTGCTGGATCTGTGA
- the sucA gene encoding 2-oxoglutarate dehydrogenase E1 component — translation MARQDALLETSFLTGGNAAYLEELQAAYARDPHSVDQQWQDFFKSLGDESGLAEKNAAGASWQKPNWPVHANGEMVSALDGNWATVEKAVGEKIRAKSDTAKLDGAKVANGAAVVAASGVSVEQATKDSVRAIMLIRAYRMRGHLHAKLDPLGLAPRGDHEELHPQHYGFEEKDWDRPIFLDNVLGLQYSTIREIVEILERTYCQTLGVEFMHISNPEEKAWIQERIEGKGKEISFTPEGRRAILNKLVEAEGFEKFLDLKYTGTKRFGLDGSESMIPALEQIIKRGGALGAKEIVLGMAHRGRLNVLSNVMSKPFRAIFNEFKGGSASPAEVEGSGDVKYHLGASSDRTFDDNNVHLSLTANPSHLEIVDPVVLGKVRAKQDQRAKPNVQRTSVVPLLIHGDAAFAGQGVVAECLGLSGLKGHRTGGSIHFIINNQIGFTTDPRFSRSSPYPSDVAKMVEAPIFHCNGDDPEAVTFAAKIAIEYRQKFGKPVVIDMLCYRRFGHNEGDEPAFTQPKMYQRIRKHPTALETYAKKLIAEGVLTQEQFDTRKAEFRAMLDGELEVAGTYKANKADWLDGRWSGFKAVREDVDDPRRGKTGVPADTLREIAQRITTPPPGFHLHRTIQRFFDNRAKAVETGKGIDWATAEALAIGSLLIDGHRVRLSGQDVERGTFSQRHAVVIDQENEQRYTSLNSIREGQASLEVINSMLSEEAVLGFEYGYSLAEPNALVLWEAQFGDFANGAQVVIDQFISSGERKWLRMSGLTLLLPHGYEGQGPEHSSARLERFLQMCAEDNMQVANCTTPSNYFHILRRQLNREFRKPLVLMTPKSLLRHKRAVSNLDMLAEGSTFHRVLWDDAEHEEDGIRLVKDDKVRRVVLCSGKVYYDLYDEREKRGVNDVYLMRVEQLYPFPLKALANEMARFRNAEVVWCQEEPKNMGAWSFVDPYLEWVLGQAQSQVKRARYVGRPASASTAVGLLSKHQAQLQAFLNEALAA, via the coding sequence ATGGCTCGCCAGGACGCGCTTCTCGAAACCTCGTTCCTCACCGGCGGCAACGCCGCCTATCTCGAGGAATTGCAGGCGGCCTATGCCCGCGATCCGCATTCGGTCGATCAGCAGTGGCAGGATTTCTTCAAATCCCTCGGTGATGAGAGCGGCCTTGCCGAGAAGAACGCAGCGGGCGCCTCGTGGCAGAAGCCGAACTGGCCGGTCCATGCCAATGGCGAGATGGTCTCGGCCCTGGACGGCAACTGGGCCACCGTCGAGAAGGCGGTGGGCGAGAAGATCCGCGCGAAGTCGGACACTGCCAAGCTCGATGGGGCCAAGGTCGCCAACGGCGCTGCCGTCGTTGCCGCCAGCGGCGTCTCGGTGGAGCAGGCGACCAAGGATTCCGTCCGCGCGATCATGCTGATCCGCGCCTACCGCATGCGCGGCCATCTTCACGCCAAGCTCGATCCCCTCGGCCTCGCCCCGCGCGGCGACCACGAGGAGCTGCACCCGCAGCATTACGGGTTCGAGGAGAAGGATTGGGATCGTCCGATCTTCCTCGATAACGTGCTCGGCCTGCAATATTCGACCATCCGCGAGATCGTCGAGATCCTGGAGCGCACCTACTGCCAGACGCTGGGCGTCGAATTCATGCACATCTCCAATCCGGAGGAGAAGGCCTGGATTCAGGAGCGCATCGAGGGCAAGGGCAAGGAAATCTCCTTCACGCCCGAGGGCCGGCGCGCGATCCTGAACAAGCTGGTGGAAGCGGAGGGCTTCGAGAAGTTCCTCGACCTCAAATACACCGGCACCAAGCGCTTCGGTCTCGACGGGTCGGAATCGATGATCCCGGCCCTGGAGCAGATCATCAAGCGCGGCGGCGCCCTGGGCGCCAAGGAGATCGTGCTCGGCATGGCCCATCGCGGCCGGCTCAACGTGCTCTCGAACGTCATGTCGAAGCCGTTCCGCGCGATCTTCAACGAGTTCAAGGGCGGCTCGGCCTCGCCCGCCGAGGTCGAGGGCTCGGGCGACGTGAAGTACCATCTCGGTGCCTCGTCGGACCGCACGTTCGACGACAACAACGTCCACCTCTCGCTGACCGCCAACCCGTCCCATCTCGAGATCGTCGATCCGGTGGTGCTGGGTAAGGTCCGTGCCAAGCAGGACCAGCGGGCCAAGCCGAACGTGCAGCGCACCAGCGTCGTGCCGCTTCTCATCCATGGCGACGCGGCTTTCGCCGGCCAGGGCGTGGTCGCGGAGTGCCTCGGGCTGTCGGGCCTGAAAGGACACCGCACCGGCGGTTCGATCCACTTCATCATCAACAACCAGATCGGCTTCACCACCGATCCGCGCTTCTCGCGTTCGTCGCCCTATCCGTCGGACGTCGCCAAGATGGTGGAGGCGCCGATCTTCCACTGCAACGGCGACGACCCGGAGGCCGTGACCTTCGCGGCCAAGATCGCCATCGAGTACCGCCAGAAGTTCGGCAAGCCCGTCGTCATCGACATGCTGTGCTACCGCCGCTTCGGCCATAACGAGGGCGACGAGCCGGCTTTCACCCAGCCGAAGATGTACCAACGCATCCGCAAGCACCCGACGGCGCTGGAGACCTACGCCAAGAAGCTCATCGCCGAGGGCGTGCTGACGCAGGAGCAGTTCGACACGCGCAAGGCCGAATTCCGCGCCATGCTCGACGGGGAACTGGAGGTCGCCGGCACCTACAAGGCCAACAAGGCCGATTGGCTCGACGGTCGCTGGTCCGGCTTCAAGGCCGTGCGCGAGGATGTGGACGATCCGCGCCGCGGCAAGACCGGCGTGCCCGCCGACACGCTGCGTGAGATCGCCCAGCGCATCACCACGCCACCGCCGGGCTTCCATCTCCACCGCACCATCCAGCGCTTCTTCGACAACCGCGCCAAGGCGGTCGAGACGGGCAAGGGCATCGATTGGGCGACTGCCGAGGCTTTGGCCATCGGTTCGCTTCTCATCGACGGTCACCGGGTCCGGCTGTCCGGCCAGGACGTGGAGCGCGGGACGTTCTCGCAGCGCCACGCCGTGGTGATCGATCAGGAGAACGAGCAGCGTTACACCTCGCTGAACTCGATCCGCGAGGGACAGGCGAGCCTCGAGGTCATCAACTCGATGCTTTCCGAGGAGGCCGTGCTCGGCTTCGAGTACGGCTACTCCCTGGCCGAGCCCAACGCCCTGGTGCTGTGGGAGGCGCAGTTCGGCGACTTCGCCAACGGCGCGCAGGTTGTCATCGACCAGTTCATCTCGTCCGGTGAGCGCAAGTGGCTGCGCATGTCCGGCCTGACGCTGTTGCTGCCGCATGGCTATGAGGGCCAGGGGCCGGAGCATTCCTCCGCGCGTCTCGAGCGCTTCCTGCAGATGTGCGCCGAGGACAACATGCAGGTCGCCAACTGCACCACACCCTCGAACTACTTCCACATCCTGCGCCGGCAGCTGAACCGCGAGTTCCGCAAGCCGCTGGTGCTGATGACCCCGAAATCGCTTCTGCGCCACAAGCGTGCGGTGTCGAACCTCGACATGCTGGCCGAAGGATCGACTTTCCACCGCGTGCTCTGGGACGATGCCGAACACGAGGAGGACGGCATCCGGTTGGTGAAGGACGACAAGGTCCGCCGCGTCGTGCTCTGCTCGGGCAAGGTCTATTACGACCTCTACGACGAGCGCGAGAAGCGCGGCGTCAACGACGTCTACCTGATGCGCGTGGAGCAGCTCTATCCGTTCCCGCTCAAGGCGCTGGCCAACGAGATGGCGCGGTTCCGCAACGCCGAGGTGGTGTGGTGCCAGGAGGAACCCAAGAACATGGGCGCCTGGTCCTTCGTCGATCCGTATCTCGAATGGGTGCTCGGCCAGGCCCAGTCCCAGGTGAAGCGGGCCCGCTATGTCGGTCGCCCGGCCTCGGCTTCGACGGCGGTCGGCCTTCTCTCGAAACACCAAGCCCAACTCCAGGCCTTCCTCAACGAGGCGCTGGCGGCCTGA